The window GTTTTTACTGGTATAAATAGAATTGGAAGACCACCATTAGCTGCAAAAAATATGTATGATGATGAATTTATTAAGTTATTTGAAGTTAGATATATAAATAAATATTATTTAGTTTTTTCTAATACTCCATATTCAGTATTATATAGTATTAAAAGTGTAGCTAATTCTGATAATGGTAAAATCAAAAAAGAATATGCTATATTATATAATTTTTTTATTAAGAGAAAAAAGTTAAGAATGAATTTTTCGGAAAATTAGTGCTAAAGTAAAAAATTATATTATTCAAATTTTATCTCAGAGTTTTTCTTAGGCAAAACTACACCTCAACAAGTTCACGAATTGAATGCTGCCCTGTTTCCATTTGAGTTTTAGAATGTTCCAAAGCTTTTATATTTTTTTCCGAATAAAAAGAATTATCTTGAACAATTTCAAATGGGATTTTACGCTGTATTAAAGTTTGTTTTAAAAATATACGTATTGCAGTTGTCGTATCCATTCCTATTGATTCAAAAAAAGCATCCGCATCCTGTTTTAGATTTTTATCTATCCGTGTCTGTAAAACTGCTGTTTTCATATTTACCTCTTATTAGTAATATACTACAAAAGCAATAAAAAAGCAATACTTTTGCACAAATGCTTTTCATTAAAAAGTATAAAGAAATTTACAGTGAGAGGAATTACCCGGTACCTAGACTTTTTTATGATTTTAACCTATAATCAAAAAAATTATGAATTTTAAGGCTGGGTTTATGACTTGTAATCAAAGAAAACCTGATTGGTTAAAAATAAAACTTCCTACCGGAGAACTTTCACAGGAAGTATCGAATACAATAAAAATACATAAATTAAATACTATATGTACCAGCGGCAAATGTCCCAATCAGGGAGAATGTTGGAGGTGCGGAACTGCAACATTTATGATTTGCGGAAATATCTGTACGCGTGCATGTAAATTCTGTAATGTGCCTACCGGTTGCCCATTGCCCCTAAATCCTAATGAGCCGATGGAAATAGCTCAATCGGTTGAGGCTTTAAAATTAAAACATGTAGTTTTAACCTCGGTAGATAGGGACGATATAAAAGATTTCGGTGCTTCCCACTGGGTAAAGGTTATAAGAGCCGTAAAACAAAAAACACCGAATGTTACTATGGAAGTTTTAATTCCCGATTTTCAAGGCCATGAAGATTTGGTATCGATGATTATCGAAGCAAAACCTGAGGTAATTTCTCATAATCTTGAAACGGTACGCAGGCTTTCTCCCCATGTCAGGAGCAGGGCTACATATGATACTTCTCTCAAAGTTTTAAAACAAATTGCAGACTCCGGCTTGGTATGCAAATCAGGTATTATGTTGGGGCTGGGGGAAACAAGGGCTGAAATTTTAGAAACCATGGACGATTTACGCAAAATAAACTGCAAAGTTATGACCATAGGCCAATACCTCAGGCCCTCTATAAAAAACATTGAGGTTAAAGAATATGTAAGGCCTGAAGTCTTTGAAGAATATAAACAAATAGGTTTGGAGAAGGGCTTTTCTTTTGTGGAAAGCGGTCCCCTTGTTCGTTCCAGTTATCATGCCGAAAAGCATGTGTTGAGCTAAATATGACATACTTTTTTGAAACATACGGCTGTCAGATGAATCAGGCTGAATCCTCATCAATGGAACAGATTCTGCTAGAAAAGGGGTGGACGAATTCTTCCGATGCCGAACACTGCGATTTACTTATAATAAATACTTGTTCCGTACGCATAACTGCCGAAAACAGGGTTCTGGGAAGACTGGGACATTTTTCGGGTTTGAAAAAAAAGCGTAAATTTTTTGTGCTTTTAATAGGTTGCATGGCTGAAAGGCTTTATACCGAAATACAAAAAGAATTCCCGCTCATCGATTATGTTGTCGGAATGTTTGAACGCAATCTTCTTCCTCAAATTTTTGATGAAATTAAAGCCCGCCTTAAAAATGATAATTATATGGCGGAGTTTACTCATGACAATATCGAAGAAAAACCCGTATCGGGTTATTATTTCGCACCTCTTTCTCATTCGCCGAAGTCCTTTCAAAGCTATGTGCCCATTATGAACGGCTGCAATAATTTTTGTACTTATTGTATTGTGCCCTATGTTCGGGGCAGGGAAGTTTCGCGTCCCGTAAATGAAATATTGCAGGAAATTACCGAGCTTTCATCAAGGGGGGTAAGGGAAATTACCTTGCTCGGCCAAAACGTAAATTCCTATAAAGGAGAAGACGGGGAGGGGAGGCTAATCGATTTTCCAAAACTTTTAACTCTTATAGCGAGAGAAGCGGATAAAACCGATATGATAAGATGGATACGCTTTATGTCGAGTCATCCTAAGGATATGTCCGATGCTTTAATCGACACAATCGCTGCCGAAAAAAGACTTTGCAAACTCGTTCATCTTCCGGTTCAACACGGCTCCGATACAATTTTAAAAAGAATGAACAGGGTTTACACGATTGAACATTATAAGAACAGAATAAAACGCCTAAAAGAAACCATACCGGATATAGCCTTGAGTACCGATATTCTGATGGGCTTCCCCGGAGAAACCGAAGATGATGTAAAGGCTACATTGGATTTGATGCAGGAAATAGAATTCGATTCGGCCTTTATGTATCATTATAATCCGCGTGAAGGAACAAAGGCTTTCAATTATCCTGACAGGATTCCTGAAGAAGTAAAAATAGAAAGATTGGGCCGTGTAATCGACTTACAGCTAAAAATTACGGCAAAAAAAATGAAGGCAAAACTCGGTAAAAAGGTAGATATCTTGGTTGAATCCCATTCAAGAAATGAAAGGTCTGAACTTTTCGGGCACACCGAACAAGGAGAGATGACCGTAATCCAAGGCAATCCTCCCGAATCCTTAATCGGAAATTTTGCCCATGCAGAATTAAAAGAACTAAAAGGAAAAACATTTAGAGCAAATCTTAATTAGATAAAATCTTAACATGTATACATTTTTATACTGAATTATTAAATATTGTAGAAATAATAATACATCTTAATAAACACAATATGTGTTGACTCGACTAAAATAGAGAATATATTTTATAAATGGATAAGTTGGGCCGTAGAGATGTCAACTTGGATTTTATTGTGAAGAATGGGTAAAAATTCCTTCTAAAAAAACTCATAAAAACCCTTTATAAAACTTCCTATAATGTATGTTCTGTCTACTTACATGAGGTTTTAATTGGATTGGGTGGTTTTTAAAAGGTTTCATCTCCTCTTTTCTTTATCTTAAAATTTTGATATACTTTCTTTATATTTTATAAGCCCCTTTCATTAAAAGGAAAATTGGAATTTTATTATGAAGAAAAAGCTTTTATTTTTTTTGATTTTTATAAGTATACTGTTCTCAACCTTTATTACTTCTTGCAGCAATAATAAAGAAAAAGAAATTGTTTATGAAAAAATAAAACCTAAAAGGATTATAAAAAACAATATCCTCATTGTTCTTGGAAAAGATTATTATGAGCGGAAAGATATTTTAAAATATCTTGAAAATGAATATGCTCTCGGAAGTCCCGATTCTCATGTTAGAGTTTTACCCTATTCCGATATGGTGAAAGCGACTAAACAGCCTCGTCTTAGAATGATTAACGAAAAGATTGAAGAACAAAAAACCACGATACTTATTTCCATAGGTATACCTGAAGGCGGAGGCCGTTATCTTATTCAGGCGGCGGAGAATAATCCTGAACTTTCAATAATAAGCCTTTTGCCCATGGACGAAATTCTCCCACTAGAAGCTGCTTCGGATATTGTAGTTGATTTTCAAATTCCTAAAGAGATAATGAATGAGGAAAAGGATTTTTTGATAAGCGATAATGAGGTTATGCTCTTACTTGTAGCAGCTATTTTTGCCGGTGAGGATATAAATGCTCATAAAAAAAACATAAAGATTTTTCCGATTGAGGAATTTCAACAGGCTTTTTTTACGGCACAAACAATTTTGGGCAAGACGCTTTTTACTAATCATCATTATACAATTAAACCGTATACTGATTCCGATACGGGACTTCAATCCCACAGATATATTTTAATTTATAAGGATTTTGATGAGAGTCAAGAAACGGATATTTCGGATGATAAAGAAAACTCAGGGGAAAACGAAACGGAGAATGACGGCATTATAAATCCGGATAAGCTTGAGGGAGGTGCTTAACCGGTGAACTCTTTGGAGTACTTTAATAAGGGAATTTTTGCATCTCCTGAAGCTCTTGAAAAACTAAAATCTGCCGAAAAAGCACGCCTTATTTTAATTTCGGATACACACGGTAATGTAGATACTATAATTGATATTTTGGGCCGCGAGGGAAAAAAATCCGATGCCGTTTTATTTTCAGGAGACGGCCTTGCAGATTTTTTAAATTATATAACGATTTCACAATATGAAAAAGAGCTGATGGAATGTATGCCTCCTGTAGCAGCCCTTGTTATGGGAAATTGCGATTCAAAAAAATATGTTCTAAATTTAGATGCAAGAAAAACGGGAGCGGATTTCGGCTTTAAAAAAAATCCCGAACGATATTTGGAATTTTTTGAATTTCTTTTTTTAGAGACTTGCCGTAAAAAAATTCTTTTAACCCACGGGCATGAATTCTATGTAGATTTTGAATTAAACACTCTTTTAAATTTTGCACGGCAGCAAGACTGCTCGGTTGCGGTTTTCGGCCATACCCATGTACCATTAATTAAAGAAGTAAACGGAATATTTTTGATAAACCCCGGTTCGGTATCAAGACCTAGAATGGGCTCAAATAAAAGCTATGGAATTTTAACTATGAGCAAAGATGCAAAACCGTCAATGGAATTTAAAAATTTATAAAGCAGATATTTTTTCTTCTTCCAATTGTTTTAAGATTTTTTCATCCAGTTTTATGGAAAGATTTTTTTCATGTGTAGGAAGAACGGTTCCTTTGGGTGCGTTTTTTGCCCTGCGTAAATATTTTACCTGAGTGGTATATAGATCGGCTTGTCCGTTTTTTCTCGCCTTTGAATAAAAGACTGCGAGGTTTCCGGCCTTAATCAAAACAGGTAAGGGGATACTCTTCCCTGCCCTAGCCTTTATAAAAACATAGCCGCCTGCATAATCCCTTGTGTGAAGCCAAAGGTCTGTACCCTTAACAAAATGACGCAAAAGCTCATCATTTTCAGCTGCCGTTCGGCCTACTAAAATAGTCCAACCTTCCGAAAAGAATTTTAAACCCGGAGCACTCTTCGTATTTTTAGCTTTTTGCTGTACCGGAATTTTTTCTTTTTGAAGAATTTTTTGAATTAAATAAGGGTTTTCTTCCGTTTTAATTTTTTCTATTTTTTCTTTTAGTTTTTCTATTTCTTTTTCGGCCGATATAATATCTTCTTCCAAGGCCTCTAAACCCGAAACGGCTTTTTTATATTTTTCATAATAGAGATTCGCATTTTCTTGGGGTGTTTTTAGGGGCTCCAAAGTAATAGTTATTTTTGCACCGTTTTTTGTGTAATCTTCAAGTTCTATAAATTTCATTCCTTTTTTTATCAGATGAAGGTTTGAAAAAAGCAAATCTCCTGCATTTTTTAAACTTTGAGCATTTAAAAATTCTTCCCTTTTTGCTTTAAGTTTTAAAAGAGCTTTTTCGATTTTTAATATTTTAGTTCCGTAAAGGTTTTCGGCCTCGTCCAGCAGGGCTTCTTTTGAAACCTTTGGAGCATTATTAATATACCATTCTTCGACAGCCTCATTAAAAGTTTTTGTTTTGTCATACTCGCGAACACAATAATCTTGTTTTTTTATTTTTTGAGGTTCTGGAGTCAGCCAAGTTCCGCCTGATATTTCTCCCTTCTTAGGCCGGCGGTAAAAAGCGTCGATTATAAGGTTATTTTCATCGGTTAAAACTATGTTTGCAGCCCCGCTCCACAGCCTTAAATATAAAAAAAAGTCCCCTGCTCCGCTTGCAATGTGAAGACGTATGATTCTGTCTTCGTTTAGTTGTTCCGCTTTTAGAATTTTCCCGCCCTTGATTCTGGATTTTAAAAGCTCCATAAAACGCATAGGCTTATCGAATTTAGGAATTTTTTTACGTGTAGAATGAAGCCGGCATGCTCCGGCATCAAGAGAAATAAAAAGAGTAAGAGGTTTATCTTTGTAAAGATAAAAGACCAAGGCTGTATAAGAGGGCTGAATTATTTTTTGAATAAAAAAGCCCTCTAATTTCAGCTCTTCAAGAATTAGATCTATTTCTTTATTGTTTAAGGACATTAAAATCCGAATCCTTTTAAAAGATCTTTTACCTTGTTTTCTGCCTCTTTTTGAGCTTCTTTTATTTTTCCGGCGGCAATATCTTTTATACGTTTTTCGGCTTCAGCCTTCTTCTTATCCAATATTGTTTCATAATTTTTTACGTCATTAAGAAGTTTTTTAGCCTTATTTGCTGCCGACATAAAGGTGTCGATTTCTTTTTTGTAAGTTTCTTTTTGTTCACTAAGCCATTTTTGTCCCTGCTTTAAAAGCTCTGCTTTTACTTTTTCAACCTGGCGGGCTAATTCTTTTTTTAAGGCAGCTGCTATTTGATTATCCACATCCGTATCGACATCGAGGGTAAAACTTTCTCCCTTATTGATTGTAAGGGTTGTTTTTACGTTTATCTTTTTTATATCTGATAGAATGTTTTGGTAGATTTCAAAAACAAAGGCCGGTTCAAATTTTTGAACACTAAGAATGCTTTTGATGATTTCCATATTTGCATTGATAACTACATCCTTATCTTTAGAAATCTTTATACCGCCTCCGGTTTTTAAGATACCTGTAAGAGAAGGAACGGCATCTGCAGGTGAAGGAATATCCATATCCAAGCCTTCAAATGTAAAATCGGTATCGACGAGCTCATTTGTATAAGAACGTAAATCGATTATACCCTCTGCAGTTTCTTTTAATTTTCCGTGGGCTGCATTTAAATTAATTGTAAGAGGAATACCGAGTTTATCGTAATCATTAGTTATAGCCTTAGCTCTTCCTCCGATTTCAAAGACATCCTTTTCGGGATGATGACCTGAAAGCGAAATATTCCGTATCAAAAAAGTCGGAACCGAGTCTTTTCCGAAGATAAAGGTTTTGCCGGGAAGGCGTTCCATAGCTTTCGATTTTTGAGCCAATGTAAGTTCCTTTTCTTGTTTAGGCTGTTTTTGAGAGCTTTGTAAAAGTTCCATTCCTTGAACAAAATAAGGATAATATGTACCAAGAGTATTTACTATAAAAGTGTTTATAAGATCGGCAACCAGTTTTTTACCGGTATCGATATTGATAGACTTTATTTGCCCTGCAATGTTGTTTAAACGGTTTAAGTCATTTTTAATTGCTTCACTTGCATCCCGTGCCAGCCGGTCAACATCCTTTATATCATTTTGAACATCATTAAAAAGGCTGTTCGCCAAATTAAAATCATCCTGCCCTGTTTTAACTACTTTTTGAATAATTTCTATCAATTCTTGAAGCTGTTTTACATCATTAATATTATTTATGTCTATGGCCATTAGTTTTTGAACAGACTCAACGGTATCTACGACCTGTTTTTCTACATCGTCCTTAGTCTTAATCCATTTTTGAGCCATAGGATCTACGGAATTTATTATCTTTTCGGTAATTTCAGGAGTTTTAAAAGCGGCCTTTTCTCGTTCAAGAATTTTTCTCGGATCTATTTGATCTTGAACGGCTTTTAAACCGCTGTCAACGGATACTTGGGATTGCACTTTTTTAAGTTCAGCATTGATTAGTTCCGTAATGGGATTAGGCTTCTTATTGGGATCTACAGGTTT of the Treponema denticola ATCC 35405 genome contains:
- a CDS encoding type II toxin-antitoxin system RelB/DinJ family antitoxin, whose protein sequence is MKTAVLQTRIDKNLKQDADAFFESIGMDTTTAIRIFLKQTLIQRKIPFEIVQDNSFYSEKNIKALEHSKTQMETGQHSIRELVEV
- a CDS encoding TIGR03545 family protein, translated to MTNKNNESLQKDEIKAAKRAAKEAKKLEKVKKLFKKRYTKRSLNRKIYKKIFIPADKDFIQGFIVSSTDEKTNKEYFEFDKTKINDKTQLKRINKIALEIGRQKGRVNFPAVLGALACVFAVLFFVYIFRNVLAKKIIVGGSEAAFGAKCEVSLVDFDLFNTRFRIQGYKVANKKEPMRNLFEIQNIDFYFNLLELSRGKFVAENMAIEGFTWNTERTTSGALPPKKQKPVDPNKKPNPITELINAELKKVQSQVSVDSGLKAVQDQIDPRKILEREKAAFKTPEITEKIINSVDPMAQKWIKTKDDVEKQVVDTVESVQKLMAIDINNINDVKQLQELIEIIQKVVKTGQDDFNLANSLFNDVQNDIKDVDRLARDASEAIKNDLNRLNNIAGQIKSINIDTGKKLVADLINTFIVNTLGTYYPYFVQGMELLQSSQKQPKQEKELTLAQKSKAMERLPGKTFIFGKDSVPTFLIRNISLSGHHPEKDVFEIGGRAKAITNDYDKLGIPLTINLNAAHGKLKETAEGIIDLRSYTNELVDTDFTFEGLDMDIPSPADAVPSLTGILKTGGGIKISKDKDVVINANMEIIKSILSVQKFEPAFVFEIYQNILSDIKKINVKTTLTINKGESFTLDVDTDVDNQIAAALKKELARQVEKVKAELLKQGQKWLSEQKETYKKEIDTFMSAANKAKKLLNDVKNYETILDKKKAEAEKRIKDIAAGKIKEAQKEAENKVKDLLKGFGF
- a CDS encoding metallophosphoesterase translates to MNSLEYFNKGIFASPEALEKLKSAEKARLILISDTHGNVDTIIDILGREGKKSDAVLFSGDGLADFLNYITISQYEKELMECMPPVAALVMGNCDSKKYVLNLDARKTGADFGFKKNPERYLEFFEFLFLETCRKKILLTHGHEFYVDFELNTLLNFARQQDCSVAVFGHTHVPLIKEVNGIFLINPGSVSRPRMGSNKSYGILTMSKDAKPSMEFKNL
- a CDS encoding NFACT RNA binding domain-containing protein translates to MSLNNKEIDLILEELKLEGFFIQKIIQPSYTALVFYLYKDKPLTLFISLDAGACRLHSTRKKIPKFDKPMRFMELLKSRIKGGKILKAEQLNEDRIIRLHIASGAGDFFLYLRLWSGAANIVLTDENNLIIDAFYRRPKKGEISGGTWLTPEPQKIKKQDYCVREYDKTKTFNEAVEEWYINNAPKVSKEALLDEAENLYGTKILKIEKALLKLKAKREEFLNAQSLKNAGDLLFSNLHLIKKGMKFIELEDYTKNGAKITITLEPLKTPQENANLYYEKYKKAVSGLEALEEDIISAEKEIEKLKEKIEKIKTEENPYLIQKILQKEKIPVQQKAKNTKSAPGLKFFSEGWTILVGRTAAENDELLRHFVKGTDLWLHTRDYAGGYVFIKARAGKSIPLPVLIKAGNLAVFYSKARKNGQADLYTTQVKYLRRAKNAPKGTVLPTHEKNLSIKLDEKILKQLEEEKISAL
- the miaB gene encoding tRNA (N6-isopentenyl adenosine(37)-C2)-methylthiotransferase MiaB: MTYFFETYGCQMNQAESSSMEQILLEKGWTNSSDAEHCDLLIINTCSVRITAENRVLGRLGHFSGLKKKRKFFVLLIGCMAERLYTEIQKEFPLIDYVVGMFERNLLPQIFDEIKARLKNDNYMAEFTHDNIEEKPVSGYYFAPLSHSPKSFQSYVPIMNGCNNFCTYCIVPYVRGREVSRPVNEILQEITELSSRGVREITLLGQNVNSYKGEDGEGRLIDFPKLLTLIAREADKTDMIRWIRFMSSHPKDMSDALIDTIAAEKRLCKLVHLPVQHGSDTILKRMNRVYTIEHYKNRIKRLKETIPDIALSTDILMGFPGETEDDVKATLDLMQEIEFDSAFMYHYNPREGTKAFNYPDRIPEEVKIERLGRVIDLQLKITAKKMKAKLGKKVDILVESHSRNERSELFGHTEQGEMTVIQGNPPESLIGNFAHAELKELKGKTFRANLN
- a CDS encoding lipoprotein, producing MKKKLLFFLIFISILFSTFITSCSNNKEKEIVYEKIKPKRIIKNNILIVLGKDYYERKDILKYLENEYALGSPDSHVRVLPYSDMVKATKQPRLRMINEKIEEQKTTILISIGIPEGGGRYLIQAAENNPELSIISLLPMDEILPLEAASDIVVDFQIPKEIMNEEKDFLISDNEVMLLLVAAIFAGEDINAHKKNIKIFPIEEFQQAFFTAQTILGKTLFTNHHYTIKPYTDSDTGLQSHRYILIYKDFDESQETDISDDKENSGENETENDGIINPDKLEGGA
- the lipA gene encoding lipoyl synthase, giving the protein MTCNQRKPDWLKIKLPTGELSQEVSNTIKIHKLNTICTSGKCPNQGECWRCGTATFMICGNICTRACKFCNVPTGCPLPLNPNEPMEIAQSVEALKLKHVVLTSVDRDDIKDFGASHWVKVIRAVKQKTPNVTMEVLIPDFQGHEDLVSMIIEAKPEVISHNLETVRRLSPHVRSRATYDTSLKVLKQIADSGLVCKSGIMLGLGETRAEILETMDDLRKINCKVMTIGQYLRPSIKNIEVKEYVRPEVFEEYKQIGLEKGFSFVESGPLVRSSYHAEKHVLS